From Mustela nigripes isolate SB6536 chromosome 13, MUSNIG.SB6536, whole genome shotgun sequence, one genomic window encodes:
- the PARP2 gene encoding poly [ADP-ribose] polymerase 2 isoform X2: protein MLNQTNLQFNNNKYYLIQLLEDDAQRHFSVWMRWGRVGKMGQHSLVACSGDLNKAKEIFQKKFLDKTKNNWEDREKFEKVPGKYDMLEMDYTTNTQSEEESKGDSLKSPLKPESQLDLRVQELIELICNVQAMEETMVEMKYDTKKAPLGKLTVAQIKAGYRSLKKIEDCIRAGQHGRALMEACNEFYTRIPHDFGLRTPPLIRTEKELSDKVQLLEALGDIEIAIKLVKTELQSPEHPLDQHYRKLHCALHPLDHESYEFKVISQYLQSTHAPTHRDYTMTLLDVFEVEKEGEKEAFREDLHNRMLLWHGSRLSNWVGILSHGLRIAPPEAPITGYMFGKGIYFADMSSKSANYCFASRVKDTGLLLLSEVALGQCNELLEANPEAERLLQGKHSTKGLGKMAPSPASFITLNGSMVPLGPASDTGVLNPDGYTLNYNEFIVYNPNQVRMRYLLKVRFNFLQLW, encoded by the exons ATGCTAAATCAG ACCAATCTTCAGTTCAACAACAACAAGTACTATTTGATTCAGCTGTTAGAAGATGATGCCCAGAGGCACTTCAGCGTTTGGATGAGATGGGGCCGAG TTGGGAAAATGGGGCAGCACAGCTTGGTGGCTTGCTCAGGGGACCTCAACAAAGCCAAGGAAATCTTTCAGAAGAA ATTccttgacaaaacaaaaaacaattgggaGGACCGTGAGAAGTTTGAGAAGGTGCCTGGAAAATATGATATGCTAGAAATGGACTATACCACCAATACACAG aGTGAAGAAGAATCAAAAGGGGACTCTCTTAAATCCCCTTTGAAACCAGAATCACAGCTAGATCTTCGTGTGCAGGAGCTGATAGAGTTGATCTGTAATGTCCAGGCCATGGAAGAAACGATGGTAGAAATGAAATACGACACCAAGAAAGCCCCACTGG GGAAGCTGACAGTGGCACAAATCAAGGCAGGCTACCGGTCTCTAAAGAAGATTGAGGACTGTATTCGGGCTGGTCAGCATGGACGAGCTCTCATGGAAGCCTGCAATGAATTCTACACCAGGATCCCACATGACTTTGG ACTCCGTACCCCTCCATTAATCCGAACAGAGAAAGAACTGTCAGACAAAGTACAATTACTAGAG GCTTTGGGAGACATTGAAATTGCCATTAAGCTGGTGAAGACAGAGCTGCAAAGCCCAGAACACCCATTGGACCAACACTATAGAAAACTGCATTGTGCCCTGCACCCTCTAGACCATGAAAGTTATGAGttcaaa GTGATTTCCCAGTACCTGCAGTCTACTCATGCTCCCACACACAGGGACTATACCATGACCTTGCTGGATGTCTTTGAAGTGGAGAAGGAGGGTGAGAAAGAAGCCTTCAGAGAGGACCTTCATAACAG GATGCTGCTATGGCATGGTTCCAGACTTAGTAACTGGGTGGGAATCCTGAGCCATGGGCTTCGAATTGCCCCACCTGAGGCTCCCATCACAGGTTACATG tttGGGAAAGGAATCTACTTCGCCGACATGTCTTCTAAGAGTGCCAATTACTGCTTTGCTTCTCGAGTGAAGGATACTGGACTACTGCTTTTATCAGAG GTCGCTTTAGGTCAGTGTAATGAGCTATTAGAGGCCAATCCTGAGGCAGAAAGATTACTTCAGGGCAAACATAGCACCAAGGGACTAGGCAAGATGGCTCCCAGTCCTGCCTCCTTCATCACCCT GAATGGGAGTATGGTACCCTTAGGACCAGCAAGTGACACAGGAGTTCTGAATCCAGATGGTTATACCCTCAACTACAATGAATTTATTGTCTATAACCCCAACCAGGTCCGTATGCGATACCTGCTAAAGGTTCGGTTTAATTTCCTGCAGCTGTGgtga
- the PARP2 gene encoding poly [ADP-ribose] polymerase 2 isoform X1, whose translation MAARRRGTRSNGVGALDEAGRVHNGNTAVEDPLPAKKTRRCQRQGVKKEPVNGGEANNNKTEDKQESVKTLLLKGKAPVDPECTAKVGKAHVYCEGNDVYDVMLNQTNLQFNNNKYYLIQLLEDDAQRHFSVWMRWGRVGKMGQHSLVACSGDLNKAKEIFQKKFLDKTKNNWEDREKFEKVPGKYDMLEMDYTTNTQSEEESKGDSLKSPLKPESQLDLRVQELIELICNVQAMEETMVEMKYDTKKAPLGKLTVAQIKAGYRSLKKIEDCIRAGQHGRALMEACNEFYTRIPHDFGLRTPPLIRTEKELSDKVQLLEALGDIEIAIKLVKTELQSPEHPLDQHYRKLHCALHPLDHESYEFKVISQYLQSTHAPTHRDYTMTLLDVFEVEKEGEKEAFREDLHNRMLLWHGSRLSNWVGILSHGLRIAPPEAPITGYMFGKGIYFADMSSKSANYCFASRVKDTGLLLLSEVALGQCNELLEANPEAERLLQGKHSTKGLGKMAPSPASFITLNGSMVPLGPASDTGVLNPDGYTLNYNEFIVYNPNQVRMRYLLKVRFNFLQLW comes from the exons ATGGCTGCCAGACGGCGGGGGACGCGCAGCAACGGGGTCGGAG CATTAGATGAAGCTGGACGAGTTCATAATGGCAACACAGCTGTAGAAGACCCTCTGCCTGCAAAGAAAACTCGAAGATGCCAGAGGCAGGGGGTAAAAAAGGAGCCTGTGAATGGAGGAGAGGCcaataataacaaaacagaagacaAGCAAG AGTCCGTGAAGACCTTGCTGTTAAAGGGCAAAGCTCCCGTGGATCCTGAGTGCACAGCCAAGGTGGGAAAG gCCCATGTGTACTGTGAAGGGAATGATGTCTATGATGTCATGCTAAATCAG ACCAATCTTCAGTTCAACAACAACAAGTACTATTTGATTCAGCTGTTAGAAGATGATGCCCAGAGGCACTTCAGCGTTTGGATGAGATGGGGCCGAG TTGGGAAAATGGGGCAGCACAGCTTGGTGGCTTGCTCAGGGGACCTCAACAAAGCCAAGGAAATCTTTCAGAAGAA ATTccttgacaaaacaaaaaacaattgggaGGACCGTGAGAAGTTTGAGAAGGTGCCTGGAAAATATGATATGCTAGAAATGGACTATACCACCAATACACAG aGTGAAGAAGAATCAAAAGGGGACTCTCTTAAATCCCCTTTGAAACCAGAATCACAGCTAGATCTTCGTGTGCAGGAGCTGATAGAGTTGATCTGTAATGTCCAGGCCATGGAAGAAACGATGGTAGAAATGAAATACGACACCAAGAAAGCCCCACTGG GGAAGCTGACAGTGGCACAAATCAAGGCAGGCTACCGGTCTCTAAAGAAGATTGAGGACTGTATTCGGGCTGGTCAGCATGGACGAGCTCTCATGGAAGCCTGCAATGAATTCTACACCAGGATCCCACATGACTTTGG ACTCCGTACCCCTCCATTAATCCGAACAGAGAAAGAACTGTCAGACAAAGTACAATTACTAGAG GCTTTGGGAGACATTGAAATTGCCATTAAGCTGGTGAAGACAGAGCTGCAAAGCCCAGAACACCCATTGGACCAACACTATAGAAAACTGCATTGTGCCCTGCACCCTCTAGACCATGAAAGTTATGAGttcaaa GTGATTTCCCAGTACCTGCAGTCTACTCATGCTCCCACACACAGGGACTATACCATGACCTTGCTGGATGTCTTTGAAGTGGAGAAGGAGGGTGAGAAAGAAGCCTTCAGAGAGGACCTTCATAACAG GATGCTGCTATGGCATGGTTCCAGACTTAGTAACTGGGTGGGAATCCTGAGCCATGGGCTTCGAATTGCCCCACCTGAGGCTCCCATCACAGGTTACATG tttGGGAAAGGAATCTACTTCGCCGACATGTCTTCTAAGAGTGCCAATTACTGCTTTGCTTCTCGAGTGAAGGATACTGGACTACTGCTTTTATCAGAG GTCGCTTTAGGTCAGTGTAATGAGCTATTAGAGGCCAATCCTGAGGCAGAAAGATTACTTCAGGGCAAACATAGCACCAAGGGACTAGGCAAGATGGCTCCCAGTCCTGCCTCCTTCATCACCCT GAATGGGAGTATGGTACCCTTAGGACCAGCAAGTGACACAGGAGTTCTGAATCCAGATGGTTATACCCTCAACTACAATGAATTTATTGTCTATAACCCCAACCAGGTCCGTATGCGATACCTGCTAAAGGTTCGGTTTAATTTCCTGCAGCTGTGgtga